From a region of the Constantimarinum furrinae genome:
- the ftsA gene encoding cell division protein FtsA — MENENIAVGLDIGTTKIVAMIGKKNDYGKVEILGIGKSKSLGVHRGVVNNITQTIQSIQQAVQDAETSSGMKIKDVIVGIAGQHIRSLQHSDYITRNNSDEVIDEDDIDRLCNQVHKLVMLPGEEIIHVLPQDFKVDGQAEIKEPIGMYGGRLEANFHVVVGQVSSIRNIGRCVKSAGLELSGITLEPLASANAVLSQEEKEAGVALIDIGGGTTDLAIFKDGIIRHTAVIPFGGNVITEDIKEGCSIIEKQAELLKIKFGSAWPGENKDNEIVSIPGLRGREPKEITLKNLSKIIHARVVEIIEQVYLEIKNYGHEDQKKKLIAGIVLTGGGAQLQHLKQLVEYISGMDTRIGYPNEHLAGDSDSETTSPMFATAVGLVMNRLQSREKASQVKSFVDPEGHEANVTSTAEEDSEEVQDETSKERRRFFDKWAEKFKEFLDNAE, encoded by the coding sequence ATGGAAAACGAAAACATAGCTGTTGGTTTAGACATTGGGACAACGAAGATCGTTGCCATGATTGGTAAGAAGAATGACTACGGAAAGGTGGAGATCCTCGGAATCGGAAAATCCAAAAGTCTTGGTGTACATCGTGGAGTGGTGAACAATATTACACAAACCATTCAATCTATTCAGCAGGCGGTACAGGATGCCGAAACTTCGTCGGGGATGAAAATTAAGGATGTTATTGTTGGTATTGCGGGACAGCACATTAGAAGCCTACAGCACAGCGATTACATTACACGAAATAACAGTGATGAAGTGATCGACGAGGATGATATTGACAGATTGTGCAATCAGGTGCACAAATTGGTCATGCTTCCCGGGGAAGAGATCATTCATGTATTGCCACAGGATTTTAAAGTTGACGGACAGGCGGAGATCAAGGAACCTATTGGCATGTACGGCGGACGACTGGAAGCTAACTTTCACGTGGTAGTAGGACAGGTTTCATCCATTAGAAATATTGGGCGTTGTGTTAAAAGCGCAGGTCTGGAGCTTTCGGGAATTACCCTGGAACCGCTGGCATCTGCCAATGCGGTTTTAAGTCAGGAAGAAAAGGAAGCCGGTGTTGCCCTAATTGATATTGGAGGAGGCACTACCGATCTGGCTATTTTTAAAGATGGTATTATTAGACATACGGCTGTAATTCCCTTTGGAGGTAATGTGATCACGGAAGATATCAAGGAAGGATGTTCTATCATAGAAAAACAAGCCGAGTTGCTGAAGATCAAATTTGGTTCGGCCTGGCCCGGTGAGAATAAGGATAATGAGATCGTTTCTATTCCCGGTTTGCGCGGACGAGAGCCTAAGGAGATCACACTTAAAAATTTGTCTAAGATCATTCACGCAAGAGTGGTGGAGATCATTGAACAGGTGTATCTCGAGATCAAGAATTACGGGCATGAGGATCAGAAAAAGAAATTGATCGCAGGAATTGTATTAACCGGTGGAGGAGCACAATTGCAGCATTTAAAGCAATTGGTTGAATATATCTCAGGTATGGACACTCGAATTGGGTATCCTAACGAGCATTTGGCTGGGGATAGTGATTCGGAAACCACTAGCCCAATGTTTGCTACGGCCGTGGGATTGGTAATGAACAGACTTCAGAGCAGGGAAAAGGCTTCCCAGGTAAAGTCTTTTGTAGATCCTGAAGGACATGAGGCAAATGTTACCAGTACTGCCGAAGAAGATTCAGAAGAAGTACAGGATGAAACCTCAAAGGAGCGCAGACGCTTCTTTGACAAATGGGCTGAAAAGTTCAAGGAATTTTTAGACAACGCAGAATAG
- a CDS encoding cell division protein FtsQ/DivIB gives MKINWRLIKFVILIGLIGFLFSFSKQRNNNRNLKKISIEFLDDNDPFITLDAVNKLLIQNNDSVTSIGKETLVLNEMEHRLLKNPMIRDAEVFVTVDGVLGAKIEQRKPIARVSASPDYYLDDEGKKMPLSTVYTARVPLITGKSDTNFTEVTPILLKINEDDFMKKSVVGLHLGNNGKVELRIRKHDFKVILGTAEAIEKKFQNFKAFYKKAKSDKILAEYGVVNLEFGDQVVATKK, from the coding sequence ATGAAAATTAACTGGCGACTTATAAAATTTGTGATTTTAATAGGACTGATAGGTTTTTTATTCAGCTTTAGTAAGCAACGAAATAATAACCGAAATCTGAAGAAGATAAGTATTGAATTTCTTGATGATAATGATCCATTTATCACGCTGGATGCGGTTAATAAATTGTTAATACAAAATAATGACAGCGTTACGAGCATAGGCAAAGAAACTTTAGTTTTGAATGAGATGGAGCATAGACTGTTGAAAAACCCTATGATCCGTGATGCTGAGGTTTTTGTGACGGTTGATGGTGTTTTAGGAGCAAAGATCGAGCAACGCAAGCCCATTGCAAGAGTAAGTGCCAGTCCGGATTATTATTTGGATGACGAGGGGAAGAAGATGCCTTTGTCTACAGTTTACACGGCAAGAGTTCCGCTGATCACAGGAAAGTCAGATACAAATTTTACAGAAGTTACGCCCATACTTTTAAAAATAAATGAGGATGATTTTATGAAAAAGAGTGTAGTGGGATTGCACCTTGGGAATAACGGTAAAGTCGAGTTACGAATACGAAAGCACGATTTTAAAGTGATATTGGGAACCGCTGAAGCGATAGAAAAGAAGTTTCAGAATTTTAAAGCTTTTTATAAAAAAGCCAAAAGCGACAAGATCCTTGCCGAATACGGTGTAGTAAATCTGGAATTCGGTGATCAGGTGGTAGCAACAAAAAAATAA
- the murC gene encoding UDP-N-acetylmuramate--L-alanine ligase, which yields MRKLEHIQSFYFVGIGGIGMSALARYCRLLGKRVFGYDKTPSELTDELKNEGIPITFIDEISEIPFTKLDKETALVVYTPAIPKYNKILAQFQNEGFTVVKRAALLGEVTKNSKCLAVAGTHGKTTTSAILGHLLAASNMPVTAFLGGIAENYNSNFISTGTEITVVEADEFDRSFLQLQPDIACITSMDADHLDIYGDANTIRDAFVSFSKLLPKKEHLLIQKGLPLDGQTVAVEETADYEAQNVRIENGSYVFDLKTPHELLKNLVFHLPGHHNLHNAVTALGMAILSGTPTPGLSKALQSFSGVKRRFSYKIKTEDLVLIDDYAHHPTEINALFQAVNEMYPDEDRVIVFQPHLFSRTRDFADGFAESLSKFDEVLLLDIYPAREEPISGITSKWLLNKIDRNNKRLVQKHEIAEILKNSTCKIKLLVGAGDIGAEVAGITKYLKDEN from the coding sequence ATGAGAAAACTGGAGCACATACAATCTTTTTATTTCGTCGGAATTGGCGGAATAGGAATGAGCGCTCTGGCCAGATATTGCCGGCTATTGGGCAAGCGGGTTTTCGGCTACGATAAAACACCTTCCGAACTTACAGATGAACTCAAAAACGAAGGAATTCCCATTACTTTTATCGATGAGATCTCTGAAATTCCGTTTACAAAGCTCGATAAGGAAACAGCACTGGTAGTCTATACTCCGGCGATCCCTAAATACAATAAAATTCTGGCACAGTTCCAAAATGAAGGATTTACTGTGGTTAAACGGGCAGCATTATTGGGGGAAGTCACAAAGAATTCAAAATGCCTTGCTGTGGCCGGTACTCATGGAAAAACCACTACATCGGCAATACTCGGCCATTTACTGGCAGCTTCCAACATGCCTGTAACCGCTTTCCTAGGCGGAATCGCGGAAAATTATAATTCGAATTTTATTAGCACAGGAACCGAGATCACGGTGGTAGAGGCCGATGAATTCGACCGTTCGTTCCTTCAGCTTCAGCCCGATATTGCCTGTATCACCTCTATGGATGCAGACCATTTGGACATCTATGGCGATGCCAATACCATTCGGGATGCTTTTGTTTCCTTTTCGAAGTTACTTCCGAAGAAAGAACATTTGCTTATTCAAAAAGGCTTGCCGCTGGATGGGCAGACTGTTGCTGTAGAAGAGACAGCCGATTACGAAGCACAGAATGTTCGCATTGAAAACGGCAGTTATGTTTTCGACCTTAAAACGCCACACGAATTACTAAAAAATCTGGTATTTCATTTACCGGGCCATCATAACCTACATAATGCTGTAACCGCTTTGGGCATGGCCATACTTTCCGGTACCCCAACCCCCGGCCTGTCCAAAGCTTTACAAAGTTTTAGTGGTGTTAAACGCCGATTTTCGTATAAGATTAAAACTGAGGATCTGGTATTGATCGACGACTATGCGCATCATCCCACCGAAATAAATGCTTTGTTTCAGGCGGTCAATGAAATGTATCCGGACGAAGATCGGGTGATCGTATTTCAGCCACATCTGTTTAGCCGTACTCGGGATTTTGCGGATGGATTTGCCGAAAGTTTGTCAAAATTTGATGAAGTGCTTTTGTTGGATATTTATCCGGCGCGGGAAGAGCCTATCTCCGGAATCACTTCAAAATGGTTACTGAATAAGATAGACAGAAATAACAAAAGACTTGTTCAAAAACACGAAATAGCGGAAATTCTGAAAAATTCGACATGTAAAATAAAACTGTTGGTGGGTGCGGGCGATATAGGTGCAGAAGTAGCTGGAATAACTAAATATCTGAAGGATGAAAATTAA